From Candidatus Zixiibacteriota bacterium, the proteins below share one genomic window:
- the meaB gene encoding methylmalonyl Co-A mutase-associated GTPase MeaB, whose protein sequence is MTGNPKKDKRKSKSALKIVKSTTKSVSTTDTSKKRKDSTEKKDNKNLSIKKLLKGVLADDRGILARVITIIESGAKKDQKRAQEILKELTPHSGRSIRIGITGMPGAGKSTFIDALGVKLTARNHKVAVLAVDPSSSLTKGSILGDKTRMENLSRDANAFIRPSPSGGTLGGVSRKTRESIIVFEAAGYDVILVETIGVGQNEIAVRSMVDFFLLILIAGAGDELQGIKRGIMEIADAIVINKADGDNIKRAENAREEFERALHYFQPVTEGWQPKAITVSALHDKGIDPIWDIIKSFEKLTEENGTFRKRRRNQLKNWLHDLISNQLQNLLLTDTNVRKTLPELEKLVIEGKLPAAKAAEDIIKRFLK, encoded by the coding sequence ATGACCGGCAATCCAAAAAAAGATAAAAGAAAATCAAAATCGGCCCTGAAAATTGTCAAGAGTACAACCAAATCCGTCTCGACAACCGACACTTCCAAAAAGAGAAAAGATTCGACAGAGAAAAAGGATAATAAAAATCTCTCAATTAAAAAGTTATTAAAAGGCGTCCTCGCCGATGATCGCGGGATTCTGGCCCGCGTAATAACCATCATCGAATCGGGTGCAAAAAAAGACCAAAAAAGAGCGCAGGAAATCCTCAAAGAGTTAACGCCTCATTCAGGCAGATCGATTCGAATTGGTATTACCGGAATGCCCGGAGCGGGAAAAAGCACTTTTATCGATGCCCTCGGAGTGAAACTCACCGCCCGGAATCATAAAGTCGCGGTTCTGGCTGTGGATCCCTCCAGTAGTCTCACAAAAGGCAGTATCCTCGGCGATAAAACTCGCATGGAGAACCTGTCTCGCGACGCTAACGCTTTTATCCGTCCCAGCCCAAGCGGCGGGACACTGGGAGGCGTGTCTCGAAAGACAAGAGAGTCAATTATTGTCTTTGAGGCCGCCGGATATGATGTCATCCTGGTCGAGACTATTGGCGTCGGCCAGAATGAAATTGCGGTTCGCTCAATGGTTGACTTTTTCCTGTTAATTCTCATTGCCGGAGCCGGCGACGAACTTCAGGGTATCAAACGGGGCATTATGGAAATCGCCGACGCTATAGTAATTAACAAAGCGGACGGTGATAACATCAAGCGAGCCGAAAATGCACGGGAAGAATTTGAACGCGCCCTGCATTATTTCCAACCGGTTACCGAAGGTTGGCAGCCAAAAGCGATAACCGTTTCGGCGCTGCATGATAAGGGTATTGATCCCATTTGGGATATTATTAAGTCTTTCGAAAAGTTAACCGAAGAAAACGGCACTTTCCGGAAAAGACGCCGCAATCAATTGAAAAACTGGCTCCATGACTTAATCTCAAATCAGTTGCAAAATCTTTTACTCACCGATACCAACGTCCGGAAGACGCTTCCAGAATTAGAAAAACTAGTCATTGAAGGTAAACTGCCTGCCGCAAAGGCCGCTGAAGATATTATCAAAAGATTCCTCAAATAG